The following are encoded in a window of Candidatus Moraniibacteriota bacterium genomic DNA:
- a CDS encoding ABC transporter ATP-binding protein, with protein MDIAISIKNLTKSYSKGMYALNDISLDIKQGELFALLGPNGAGKTTLIGCITGYVKKTSGFISVFDHNIDHESQKAKQYIGVVPQELTLDIFSTVLETLIFQRGLYGKPKNLPLIQKTLTSLSLWDKRTEKVKNLSGGMKRRVLIAKALMNEPQILFLDEPTAGVDVELRHEMYQEIQKLKEQGTTIILTTHYLKEAEEMADRIGIIDNGKIIAVGETASFLKKLGKKRIDLHLQTPLLSIPKTLEHHKFELIHEGLTLRFFVTKENDSPLSLLNELKSLDIRVRDIDTKTSSLEEIFMQLIQKK; from the coding sequence ATGGATATTGCTATTTCAATAAAAAATCTCACCAAATCTTATTCCAAAGGAATGTATGCCCTCAATGATATCTCTCTCGATATCAAACAGGGTGAACTTTTTGCACTTCTTGGTCCCAATGGTGCTGGCAAAACAACACTTATTGGATGTATTACTGGCTATGTCAAAAAAACTTCTGGATTTATTTCTGTATTTGATCACAATATTGATCATGAAAGTCAAAAAGCTAAGCAATATATAGGAGTTGTTCCTCAAGAACTTACTCTTGATATTTTTTCTACTGTTTTGGAGACACTTATTTTCCAAAGAGGTCTTTATGGAAAGCCAAAAAATCTTCCTCTTATTCAAAAAACACTCACATCACTTTCTCTTTGGGACAAGCGAACAGAAAAAGTTAAAAACCTTTCAGGAGGAATGAAGCGTCGTGTACTTATAGCGAAAGCGCTTATGAATGAACCTCAGATACTTTTTCTTGACGAACCTACTGCCGGAGTTGATGTAGAGCTTCGTCACGAAATGTATCAAGAAATTCAAAAACTTAAAGAGCAAGGAACCACTATAATTCTTACCACTCACTACCTCAAAGAAGCTGAAGAAATGGCTGATAGAATCGGTATTATAGACAATGGAAAAATAATAGCTGTAGGAGAAACCGCCTCTTTTCTCAAGAAACTCGGAAAAAAACGAATCGATCTCCATCTTCAAACACCACTCCTTTCTATTCCTAAAACACTCGAACATCATAAGTTCGAATTGATACATGAAGGTCTAACATTGAGATTTTTCGTTACCAAAGAAAATGATTCTCCTCTCTCTCTTCTTAATGAGCTCAAAAGTCTTGATATACGAGTTCGTGACATTGATACAAAGACGAGCTCCTTAGAAGAAATATTTATGCAACTCATCCAAAAGAAATAA
- a CDS encoding DUF4349 domain-containing protein — MDIECIKKWSKSHRIIVASIIFVLVVVFVLIVNKKSNLGTFSSYEQGLSGSTYENVAGQRKNSLPMGVSPENTSFESSLVSDQSSLDVPVSQNEIMMGVEKETEQQKIIKEGDLTLKIKNVDITLEEIRGVVEYHKGIIFGTQINRDSQGLRRGVITVKVPVDAFDGAMIGIKEKALLVLYENTTGQDITDQYVDLQARLKNKQAEETAFIKIMADVKDSDSIIKVTKELSRVRGEIERLQAQIRNLEAKTDMSTIRITISEDQEITLTDTWRPWQEVKDRVNELLDSFRSTVNFFIVLFVWFLPLLIVWGIIFVGTFFLVRKIYRKFLQKK, encoded by the coding sequence ATGGATATTGAATGTATTAAAAAATGGTCAAAATCACATAGAATCATAGTGGCTTCCATTATTTTTGTTCTTGTTGTTGTTTTTGTTTTGATAGTAAATAAAAAGAGTAATTTAGGAACATTCTCTTCATACGAACAAGGGCTTTCAGGAAGTACCTATGAAAACGTAGCAGGACAAAGAAAAAATTCTCTTCCTATGGGAGTATCTCCAGAAAATACTTCTTTTGAAAGTTCTCTCGTTTCGGATCAATCTTCCTTGGATGTTCCGGTTTCGCAAAATGAAATCATGATGGGTGTTGAAAAAGAAACCGAACAGCAAAAAATTATCAAAGAAGGAGATCTTACTTTAAAAATAAAAAATGTAGATATTACTTTGGAGGAAATCCGAGGAGTTGTGGAATATCACAAAGGAATTATTTTTGGTACTCAAATAAATAGAGATTCTCAGGGATTGAGAAGGGGTGTGATAACGGTAAAAGTTCCAGTTGATGCTTTTGATGGAGCAATGATTGGTATAAAAGAAAAAGCCTTACTCGTGTTGTATGAGAATACTACGGGACAAGACATAACAGATCAATACGTAGATCTTCAAGCAAGACTCAAAAACAAACAAGCAGAAGAAACTGCCTTTATAAAAATAATGGCAGATGTAAAAGACTCAGATAGTATTATAAAAGTAACCAAAGAACTTTCTCGTGTTCGTGGAGAAATCGAAAGGCTTCAAGCGCAAATTCGCAATCTTGAAGCAAAAACAGATATGTCCACAATAAGAATTACTATTTCTGAAGATCAAGAAATTACATTGACAGATACGTGGCGCCCTTGGCAAGAAGTGAAGGATAGAGTAAATGAATTGTTGGATTCTTTCCGTTCCACAGTGAATTTTTTCATCGTTCTTTTTGTGTGGTTTCTCCCTCTTTTGATTGTTTGGGGAATTATTTTTGTAGGAACATTCTTTCTTGTCCGAAAAATATACAGAAAGTTTTTGCAGAAGAAATAA
- a CDS encoding class I tRNA ligase family protein codes for MKYQPRKIEKKWQKYWEEKKTFKDYSKKEKFYALDMFPYPSGSGLHVGHPKGYIATDISARFEILRGKSVLHPMGWDAFGLPAENYAIKNKIHPSVAVKENIKKFKEQLRKIGFTYDWDREINTTDPKYYRFTQWIFLKMFEKGLAYESYEPINWCPGCKTGLANEDLENGLCERCGSEIEQKPMRQWVLKMTEYADRLLEDLDIKDLDWEKSIIDQQKNWIGRSEGVVVKFPLSIEKDEATKQSKKSAYEEGINSQKSTHDKNFIEVFTTRVDTIFGCTYIVVAPEHPLMKSLSSCSSRKEKTLEICISNLDEVKHYIEQAKKKTVMQRTELAKEKTGVELKGVRVINPFNGESVPVFVADYVLGSYGTGAVMAVPSHDDRDFEFAKKYNLPLRQSVAILFSDLEGKDAVRKDAETVRRRTAFAFLKHWSEDAYLCLDWEKFGWHSGIIGGVEDKEQFLDTAKREIIEETGYQNPEFVRFLGGEIHTHFYAAHKGINRYAEGRGMVFQLKNDKWKSPKEEETLNHKAVWITGDKMKSFLNLENFEYMWEILCGKKSECFTGEGVLVDSGEFTGLSSQEAREKMTKWLEKKENGKRTVNYKMRDWVFSRQRYWGEPIPIIHCKQCRAVGVPEEQLPVILPDVNSYEPTGTGESPLSGIESWVNTVCPKCGGPAKRETNTMPQWAGSSWYYLSYIVKVDSEFQFSNSSLYSQWLPVDLYVGGAEHATRHLLYARFWHKFLYDIGIVPTKEPFKKLVHVGLINAADGRKMSKRWNNVINPDDVVAEFGADSLRLYEMFMGPFTQKIAWNTEGVSGVRRFLEKVWRLGERVSIDNQLVMKDTTKNLLHKTIKKVTEDIENFRFNTAISSLMILSHDMEKEKELPGELYKIFLLLLSPFAPHIAEELWEKMGHKTSIFLESWPEYSKENIQDAYSNFVFQVNGKTRDILVLKTNISEEEIKNNALSNQKVQKFIEGKEIRKIIFVKGKLINIVV; via the coding sequence ATGAAATATCAACCTCGAAAAATTGAGAAAAAATGGCAAAAATATTGGGAAGAAAAGAAGACATTCAAAGACTATTCGAAAAAAGAGAAATTTTACGCTTTGGATATGTTTCCCTATCCATCAGGATCAGGTCTTCACGTAGGACACCCTAAAGGATATATCGCAACAGATATTTCTGCGCGTTTTGAAATTTTACGAGGAAAGAGTGTTCTTCATCCGATGGGCTGGGATGCCTTTGGACTTCCCGCAGAAAATTATGCTATCAAAAACAAAATACATCCTAGTGTTGCGGTGAAAGAAAATATAAAAAAATTCAAAGAACAACTTCGAAAAATTGGATTTACGTATGATTGGGATCGAGAAATTAACACAACAGATCCAAAATATTATAGGTTCACGCAATGGATATTTCTTAAAATGTTTGAAAAAGGTCTTGCTTATGAATCCTATGAACCAATTAATTGGTGTCCAGGATGTAAGACAGGTTTGGCAAATGAGGATTTGGAAAATGGATTGTGTGAACGGTGTGGATCTGAAATTGAACAAAAACCAATGCGTCAGTGGGTACTAAAGATGACGGAGTATGCCGATCGACTTCTTGAAGATTTGGATATAAAAGATTTAGATTGGGAAAAATCCATTATAGATCAACAGAAAAATTGGATAGGTCGTTCAGAAGGAGTTGTTGTAAAATTCCCTCTTAGTATTGAGAAAGATGAAGCGACGAAGCAATCCAAAAAAAGTGCGTATGAAGAAGGAATTAATAGTCAAAAAAGTACCCATGATAAAAATTTTATCGAAGTCTTTACGACGCGAGTAGATACTATTTTTGGATGTACCTATATCGTCGTTGCTCCGGAGCATCCTTTGATGAAATCTCTTTCTTCTTGTTCCTCTCGCAAAGAAAAAACTTTAGAAATCTGTATTTCAAATTTGGATGAAGTAAAGCATTATATTGAACAAGCAAAGAAAAAAACGGTGATGCAAAGAACGGAGCTTGCCAAAGAAAAAACGGGAGTTGAGCTTAAAGGAGTGCGAGTAATAAATCCATTCAATGGAGAATCTGTCCCAGTGTTTGTTGCTGATTATGTATTAGGTTCTTATGGTACTGGTGCAGTTATGGCTGTTCCATCTCATGATGATCGGGATTTTGAATTTGCAAAAAAGTATAATCTTCCACTTCGTCAGTCGGTAGCTATTCTTTTTTCGGATTTAGAGGGAAAGGATGCGGTTAGAAAGGATGCTGAAACTGTCCGTCGAAGAACAGCATTTGCTTTTTTAAAGCATTGGTCTGAAGATGCGTATCTTTGTCTTGATTGGGAGAAATTTGGCTGGCATTCAGGAATTATTGGAGGTGTTGAAGATAAAGAACAATTTTTAGATACAGCAAAACGTGAAATTATCGAAGAAACAGGATATCAAAATCCAGAATTTGTTCGTTTTCTTGGAGGAGAAATACATACACATTTTTATGCGGCACATAAAGGAATAAATAGATATGCTGAAGGAAGGGGAATGGTATTTCAACTTAAAAATGATAAATGGAAATCGCCGAAAGAGGAAGAAACTTTGAATCATAAAGCTGTATGGATAACGGGCGATAAAATGAAAAGTTTTTTGAATCTCGAGAATTTTGAATATATGTGGGAGATTCTTTGTGGTAAAAAATCAGAATGTTTTACTGGAGAAGGAGTGCTGGTAGATTCAGGAGAATTCACGGGACTTTCTTCTCAAGAGGCGCGAGAAAAAATGACGAAATGGCTTGAGAAAAAAGAAAATGGAAAAAGAACGGTGAATTATAAAATGAGGGATTGGGTTTTTTCTCGTCAAAGGTATTGGGGCGAGCCCATACCTATTATTCATTGTAAGCAATGTAGGGCTGTGGGAGTTCCTGAGGAACAATTGCCAGTTATACTGCCCGATGTGAACTCTTATGAACCTACAGGAACGGGAGAATCACCTCTTTCTGGGATTGAAAGTTGGGTTAATACCGTATGCCCCAAATGTGGTGGGCCAGCGAAACGTGAGACGAATACAATGCCTCAATGGGCGGGATCATCGTGGTACTATCTTTCTTATATTGTAAAAGTTGATTCTGAATTTCAATTCTCAAATTCTAGTCTTTATAGTCAATGGCTTCCTGTAGATCTTTATGTAGGGGGAGCAGAACATGCGACGAGACATCTTCTTTATGCTAGATTTTGGCATAAATTTTTGTATGACATAGGAATAGTTCCTACGAAAGAGCCTTTCAAAAAATTAGTACATGTGGGGCTTATCAATGCTGCAGATGGTCGCAAAATGAGTAAACGCTGGAATAATGTTATTAATCCTGACGATGTAGTGGCAGAATTTGGCGCCGATTCTTTGCGATTGTATGAAATGTTTATGGGGCCTTTTACACAAAAAATTGCATGGAATACAGAAGGGGTGAGTGGTGTGAGAAGATTTCTTGAAAAAGTTTGGCGACTTGGAGAAAGAGTCTCGATAGATAATCAGCTTGTAATGAAAGATACGACTAAAAACTTGCTTCATAAAACTATTAAAAAAGTAACAGAAGATATTGAAAATTTTCGATTTAATACAGCGATAAGTTCCCTTATGATTCTTTCTCATGATATGGAAAAAGAAAAAGAACTTCCAGGTGAACTGTATAAAATTTTTCTCCTTCTTTTGTCTCCCTTTGCTCCTCATATAGCAGAAGAGCTTTGGGAAAAAATGGGACATAAAACATCTATTTTTCTTGAGTCATGGCCGGAATATAGCAAGGAAAATATACAGGATGCTTATAGCAATTTTGTTTTTCAAGTGAATGGAAAAACTCGAGATATACTTGTATTGAAGACAAATATTTCTGAAGAAGAAATTAAAAATAACGCACTTTCAAATCAGAAAGTA